DNA sequence from the Suricata suricatta isolate VVHF042 chromosome 5, meerkat_22Aug2017_6uvM2_HiC, whole genome shotgun sequence genome:
GTTTTAACTCGAGCACAGAAACAGGAAATACATTTGGAGGAGACCACAGGCCTGGGCACAACTGAAGAATCTCTTCCTACCTCACCCCTCAGTGAGGGTTCAGCCCCTGGAGCCCGACTGGAGCGTCCTCATGACCCAGGGACATACCTCCTCCACAGTGGGCACTCTGGTACTGAACTCCCCGGCTCTGGCCTCCAGTCCTGCCTCCCTTTTCTCCTCAAGTCTCCTTTATCACCCTGTCTCCCACCCTGTTGGAATCCCTCAATGCCctggcctctctcttccttccctagTAACTTTGTCTGTTCCTATTGCTTATTCTCCAACCATTCACATATTTAGCAAGTTTTTTGTCAAGCACGTGTCATGGGTAAAGAACAGGTGGGGACCAGAGAGATATAGTACACAGACTGCTTTATTTAGCAAGTTTTGGTCAGGCACATGTCATGGGTAAGGCACTCTTGGGACCAGAGAGATGTGGTACACAGTCACTGCTTTCACAGAGCTTGTTATCCAGCTGGCAGAGAGTGAGTCATAACTGCATGAAGAGACATTCTTGTAAGAAACTTTGAGTGACGTCTGTCCCCAGGCATTTGATGCCATGAGAATGAACAATATGGACACtgtaaacattgagaaaaatcaCTGTGGGCTGGAGCAGATAGGGGAGGCTTACTGGAGGAGGAAGCAGTGGGACTGGGCACTGAACAACAGGAGAGCAgttgaaggggagagaaaagtggTAGGCACCAGAGCAGAGGATATAAACAAAAACTCTAAATGAGGGTAACTTGGACCCCACTGAAGTGTAATGACGAAGGACTATCTTTAAGCACCCAAGGTCAGTTTATAGGATTGAGGCTAGAAAAATTTTGATAGGCAAGGGTTGATGTGTTAGATATAGTATTTCAGGAGGACTATTCTGACATGTAACCAGTGTGGATGAATGGGAAGACCACTGGATGGATCCTCTGTAATGCTCTAGCTACCAGTAGGGCTGCGAGGCAGTCCTTGAGCAATGTTGAGTGGAATAGAAATTGACAGATGTGACAGACAAGTGAAGGAAGACGGAGGAGAGAGTGGAAAGGAGAATTAGCGGGTTTGGCTAGTGTTTGGATTCACTGATGGAACCTGAAAGTCATGAAAGGAGGATGGTGAGAACATGCATTTTGACCCCGAATTTGAGGTGACGAGGGACAGCCCAATGAAATGGCCCGTAGGTAACTGGAAGCTTCCGCTAGGAGTCTAGGAGAGAGCTGGGAACTGTGAAAGCGGTGTGAGAGGACTGAGAGACGGCGAGATCTCGGACAGAGCAACAAGAGACGCTCTGAGGCCTGAGAGCCTGCAGGGTCCATGATGAGAAGGCGGGAGGAGGAGGTGAAGCCCGAACGGGGggccagagaagagagaggcgGGGAAGCCACGGGGAGAGAAGGCGGCCGAAGGACAGCTTCCTTCAGAGGGGCTGCGGCGAGTGGGGGCCGAGCGGACCGGCCCCTGCTCAGNNNNNNNNNNNNNNNNNNNNNNNNNNNNNNNNNNNNNNNNNNNNNNNNNNNNNNNNNNNNNNNNNNNNNNNNNNNNNNNNNNNNNNNNNNNNNNNNNNNNAACCCTATGAGTGTAATGAGTGTGGCAAGACCTTCAGGCAGATGTCTCAGCTCATAGTTCATCTCAGAACCcacacaggggagaaaccctATGAGTGCAGTGAGTGTGGAAAGACTTACCGACACAGCTCCCATCTTATTCAACACCGGAGACTGCATAATGGTGAGAAACCATATAAATGTAAcgaatgtggaaaagccttcacTCAGAGTTCCCAACTGATTGACCACCAGAGaacccatactggagagaaaccttacgaaTGTAATGAGTGTGGTGAGGCCTTTATTCGGAGTAAAAGTCTTGTTCAGCATCAGGTACTTCACACCGGTAAGAAACCTTACAAGTgtagtgaatgtgggaaagctttcTGTTCTAATAGAAATCTTACTGACCATCAGAGAATCCACACTGGTGAGAAGCCTTATGAGTGTAATgaatgtggcaaagccttcaGTCGGAGTCAGTGTCTTATTCGACATCAGAACCTCCACACTGGGGAAAAGCCATACAAATgtagtgaatgtgggaaagcttACAATCAGAACGCTCAACTTGTTGACCATGAgcgaattcatactggagaaaaacctttTGAATGTAATGAGTGTGGTAAGGCGTTCAGTCTCAGTAAATGTCTTATTCGACATCAGAGACTTCACACAGGGGAAAAGCCCTATCAATGCAACGAGTGTGGAAAATCCTTCAATCAAAACTCGCACCTCATTATAcaccagagaattcatactggggaGAAGCCTTATGAATGTAATGAGTGTGGGAAAGTCTTCAGTTATAGCTCCAGTCTCATGGTCCATCAGAGAACCCATACTGGGGAGAAACCCTATAAATGCAGTGATTGTGGGAAGGCCTTTGGTGACAGCTCACAGCTCACCGTGCATCAGAGAGtccacactggggagaagccctATGAGTGTACTGAGTGCGGGAAAGCCTTCAGTCAGCGCTCCACTTTTAATCACCACCAGCGAACTCACACTGGAGACGAGCACTCAGAGCCGGCTCGCGCGTGTTTTTAAGACACAATTTTCCAAGGAACTCTGTATCGAGCTTTTTAATAAGAAGGAAGCTCAATCTGGTGTCTTAAAACTGCTCCTCAAAATGTGCCATTCTCTGCATACTTTCTGGTTGGTCATGAAGGTAGGAAAGTGGGAGTCACAGTGTAATTTTCCCACTGTTAGTAAAGTAACGGCTGTGCATTTCATGTGCTCGTAAGTTCCTTTATacgtttgttcatttttttaaatttaatttgttgagaattttggtTTCTCAGTTATGTATCCCATAATCAGATTGTGTGCTTCTCAAGGACAGAATCTGTGTTTCTTAGTGTACTATATCCCTCTTACGTTTTACCATCTACATAAGTCATTTTCCAAGtcagattcattttttctttttctcggCAAATTTCTCCCGATATATATTAcagttattttatgtttatttttgaaggggagagagacagcatgagtgggagagggggaggggcagagagagagggagacacagaatctgaagcaggctccaggctctgaggtgtcagcacagagcccaaggtggggcttgaactcgggagctgtaatatcatgacctgagcctatgtcggatgcttaaccaactgagccacccatgtgccccattcccatgtagattttaaatattcttctatCATCCAGACTCTCATCACTTGTGTTCCTTACCTATAAaaccttttcttcctg
Encoded proteins:
- the ZKSCAN7 gene encoding zinc finger protein with KRAB and SCAN domains 7 gives rise to the protein MATQGRGTQGLIPRGAVLQKQEWRQTTKQEPGSQAWGQACNLQKNNPPVCEIFRLHFRQLCYHEMSGPQEALSRLRELCRWWLMPDVHTKEQILELLVLEQFLSILPGELRTWVQLHHPESGEEAVAVVEDFQRHLSGPGEVLTRAQKQEIHLEETTGLGTTEESLPTSPLSEGSAPGARLERPHDPGTYLLHSGHSGTELPGSGLQSCLPFLLKSPLSPCLPPCWNPSMPWPLSSFPSNFVCSYCLFSNHSHIYYECNECGKTFRQMSQLIVHLRTHTGEKPYECSECGKTYRHSSHLIQHRRLHNGEKPYKCNECGKAFTQSSQLIDHQRTHTGEKPYECNECGEAFIRSKSLVQHQVLHTGKKPYKCSECGKAFCSNRNLTDHQRIHTGEKPYECNECGKAFSRSQCLIRHQNLHTGEKPYKCSECGKAYNQNAQLVDHERIHTGEKPFECNECGKAFSLSKCLIRHQRLHTGEKPYQCNECGKSFNQNSHLIIHQRIHTGEKPYECNECGKVFSYSSSLMVHQRTHTGEKPYKCSDCGKAFGDSSQLTVHQRVHTGEKPYECTECGKAFSQRSTFNHHQRTHTGDEHSEPARACF